GAGCATCGCTTTGCGACGATCGCCGAAACCGGGTGCCTTAACAGCACAAACATTCAACGTGCCACGCAGCTTATTGACGACCAAAAGGGTCAACGCTTCCGCGTCGACGTCTTCGGCGATGATCAACAGCGGTTGGCCGGTGCCGGCTGTCTTTTCCAGCAGTGGCACCAGGTCGCGAATGTTGCTGACCTTCTTTTCGTAAAGCAGGATCAAAGCGTTTTCGAGGTTCGCTTCCATCGTGCCGGGATCGGTGATGAAGTAGGGCGAGATGTAGCCCTTGTCGAACTGCATGCCGTCGACGTAGGTGACTTCCATTTCGCGGCTCTTGCCTTCTTCGACAGTGATGACGCCGTCCTTGCCGACACGCTCGAGCGCGTTGGCAAGCATTTCGCCGATCTTGTTGTCGTTGTTGGCCGAGATCGCACCCACTTGAGCGACTTCTTGCTTGCCGTTGACGGGACGTCCCATTTCAACAAGTCGAGCCGTAGCGGCGTTGACCGCTTTGTCGATTCCGCGACGGATCGCGGCCGGGTTGCTGCCGGCAACGATGTTTCGAAGGCCTTCTTTGAAGATTGCCCGAGCCAAGACCGTGGCGGTCGTGGTGCCGTCACCGGCCAAGTCGGACGTCTTTTGAGCGACTTCGATCACGAGCTTGGCGCCCATGTTTTCGAAGCGGTCTTCGAGTTCGATTTCTTTCGCGACGGTCACACCGTCTTTGGTCACGGTCGGTCCGCCGAACGACTTGTCGATGATGACATTGCGTCCGGTTGGGCCCATCGTGATCGCGACAGCGTTGGCCAACTTCTCGACACCGGCCAACATCCGGGCACGAGCGTGGTCTTCAAAAAGCAGTTGTTTTGCCATGATTATGAATTCTCTTTGAATATTTTTTAGGGGAGATGAAATGGGCACGAGGTGGAAGGAATCAGGTACTGAGGATTTCGTTTTCCTGATACCTGAAACCTAAATCCTGACACCTATTTCCCTAAAGCACTTTTGCCAAGATGTCGCTTTCGCGAAGGATCTTCATTTCGACGCCATCGACTTCGATGTTGCTGCCGCCGTACTTACCGAAAATGATCGTGTCGCCAACCGCGACCGACAATTCACCACGAACACCGCTGTCCATCAGTTTGCCCGGGCCGACGGCTACGATCTTGCCGCGTTGAGGTTTTTCTTGAGCCGAGTCGGGAAGGACGATTCCGCCCGCAGTGGTCGATTCGGCGTCTTCGGGTTTGACAACGACGCGGTCATCCAAAGGACGAAGGTTAAGTTTGGCCATGATTGTTCTCTTCGATTGAAAGTTGTTTTTGATTTGAAGTTACTAGGTGACGGGGCGAGTAGGTAACAGGATTTAGGTAACAGGCGACAGGTTTTCGCTGTTACCTGTTACCTGTTCGCTGTTACCTGATTTTCACTACATCATGCCGCCCATGCCGCCCATGCCACCCATGTCCATGCCGCCCATTCCGCCGCCGCCCATACCATGGTCGTGGTGATGGTCGCCGCCCTCTTCTTCCTCGACAGGGATGTCGACGACAAGAGCATTGGTGGTCAGCAACAGCGATGCGACGCTGTTGGCGTTGGTCAGCGATGTGCGAACGACCTTAGCGGGATCGACGATGCCGGCAGCCACCAAGTCGCAATAGACTTCTGCGTTGGCGTCGTAACCGTCGGTCTTGCCCTTCATTTGCAAGACGCGATTGACAACGACAGCACCGTCAAGGCCTGCGTTGTTAGCGATCGCACGCAACGGTTGATCGAGCACGTTGCGGATCACGCGGACGCCCAGCTTCTGGTCGCCTTCGGTTGCCTTTTCGAGCTTATCGATCACGGCGCGGCAGCGTAGCAATGCGGTTCCGCCACCGGGAACGATGCCTTCTTCCAAAGCCGCTTGAGTGGCCGCACGAGCGTCGTCGATCAACGCTTTGCGTTCCTTCATTTCGGTTTCGGTTGCTGCACCGACGTTGATTTGAGCAACGCCACCGGCCAACTTGGCCAAACGTTCTTGCAGCTTCTCTTTGTCGTAATCGCTGTCGGTGTTGGCGATCTCGCGACGGATCTGTTCGACGCGAGCCTCGATGTCTGCCTTCTTGCCGCCGCCGCTGACGATGGTCGTGCCTTCGCTGGTGATGCGAACTTGCTTTGCACGACCGAGGTCCGAGATCTTGACGCTTTCCAGGTCAATTCCCAAGTCCTTGAAGATCGCCTTGCCGCCGGTCAACACGGCAATGTCGCCGAGGATGGCTTTGCGGCGATCGCCGTAACCGGGTGCCTTGACCGCACATACCGACAAGATGCCGCGCATCTTGTTGACGACCAACGTTGCCAGGGCTTCGCTTTCGACATCTTCGGCGATGATCAAAAGTGGCTTCTTCGCCTTGCTGATCGCTTCCAGCAGCGGAATCATTTTCTTGTTGCTGCTAATCTTTTCTTCGAACAGCAAAATATGACAGTCATCCAATTCGACACTGACGTCGTCTTGGTTGGTCACGAAGTGTGGCGACAAGAAACCGCGATCGAACTGCATGCCTTCGACAAAGTCGACATAGGTTTCGTTCGATCGGCCTTCTTCGACAGTGATGACACCGTTCTTACCGACTCTGGTGAACGCGTTGGCAAGCACTTCGCCGATCTCGGGATCGTTGTTTCCCGCGATGGTGGCGACTTGCTTGATATCGCTCTTGCTGTTTTCACGGATCGGGGTCGCGAGCTTGGCGATTTGATCGCAAGCCGCGTCGACCGCCTTGGCCATGCCGCGAGTCAGTGCCATCGGGTCGGCACCGGTCGCGATCATCTTGATGCCCTCACGGAAGATCGCTTCAGCCAAGACGGTTGCCGTCGTGGTTCCGTCGCCGGCGACATCGTTGGTCTTGCTGGCAGCTTCTTTGACCAATTGGGCGCCGAGATTCTCAAGCGGGTCGTCCAATTCGATATCTTCGGCGACAGTGACGCCGTCCTTGGTGACTTTGGGCGAGCCCCAGCCTTTGTCCAGCACTGCATTGCGGCCGCGTGGGCCCAAGGTGCTGCGGACGGCTCGCGCCAATTTGCTGACGCCGGCCAAAAGTGGGCCACGGGCGTCGTCGTCGAAAACGATTTGCTTTGCCACGACGTTTGTCTCCTGTTAATTGGTCTGTGAAGTATTTAAGTGGTTTGTTCGTTGATCGGTGTCGAGTCAGGCTGCACCGGTGGCAGCAGCCAAGACCCGAGCCACCCTTGTTAGCAACCCGCGTGCCGGTCGCCTCGGATTTAGTCGCAAGGTGTTTCCAGCAAATAACTTGCGTGCGTTTTAGTGATTGCCGCATCAGGCCCCTTGTGACAACTTGGCAGCAACACCAGGGACCCCGCCCAGGTCAAGGCACGGGTAACAGGTTGAAGGGCGAGTGACTTTCAAAATCTACAGAGCCGAAAAGTACAAGCACGATCCGCAAGCGAGTGGATTTGCGGCGATTTCGGGTATTCACTCGTTTGCGCCTCGAGCCTGGATGCGCCAGATTGCCGGAACTGATTGGCCTGAGTATGCACCGGCACAGCACGGTACGGCAAAGCACGGTACGGCCGGATCGGAAACGCTATGATTTCCCCTAATGTCTTGTCTTCGACACCCCCAAGAAGGATCGCTTGATGTCGCTCTCAAAGAAACCGTCCGCGGAAGTCACTGCCGAAATCGATTCGTTCATGCAGGGGCTGGAGAAGCGGAACCCCGGCGAAGTTGAATTCCATCAGGCCGTCCGCGAGGTGACCGAATCGCTGATGCCGTTCGTCTTGGAGAACCCGAAATACAAAGACGCTCAGATTCTTGAACGGCTGACCGAGCCCGATCGAATCATCATCTTTCGGGTCACCTGGGAAGACGACGCTGGTAACATTCGCGCCAACCGGGCCTGGCGAGTTCAGTTCAATAACTCCATCGGTCCCTACAAGGGCGGGCTGCGGTTTCACCCCTCGGTGACGCAAAGCGTGTTGAAGTTCTTGGGCTTCGAGCAAATTTTTAAAAACAGTCTGACCGGCTTGCCGATGGGCGGCGCCAAGGGCGGATCGAACTTTAACCCCAAGGGCAAGAGCGACCGAGAGGTGATGCGGTTTTGTCAGTCGTTGATGA
The sequence above is a segment of the Rubripirellula tenax genome. Coding sequences within it:
- the groL gene encoding chaperonin GroEL (60 kDa chaperone family; promotes refolding of misfolded polypeptides especially under stressful conditions; forms two stacked rings of heptamers to form a barrel-shaped 14mer; ends can be capped by GroES; misfolded proteins enter the barrel where they are refolded when GroES binds), which produces MAKQLLFEDHARARMLAGVEKLANAVAITMGPTGRNVIIDKSFGGPTVTKDGVTVAKEIELEDRFENMGAKLVIEVAQKTSDLAGDGTTTATVLARAIFKEGLRNIVAGSNPAAIRRGIDKAVNAATARLVEMGRPVNGKQEVAQVGAISANNDNKIGEMLANALERVGKDGVITVEEGKSREMEVTYVDGMQFDKGYISPYFITDPGTMEANLENALILLYEKKVSNIRDLVPLLEKTAGTGQPLLIIAEDVDAEALTLLVVNKLRGTLNVCAVKAPGFGDRRKAMLGDIATLTGGTLISDDLGIQLENVTLEQLGRAKKITIDKGNTTIVEGAAKRADVDKRVAQIRAQIEQTDSDYDKEKFQERLAKLAGGVAVISVGAETEAEMKQTKARLEDALHATRAAVEEGILPGGGVALVRCYEAVEEALKKAKGDEKVGVNIVLKALDAPMRQIADNGGIDGSVVVDEVRQKGLTIGYNAHTGQYTDMIKAGVIDPVKVVRTALSNAASIAGLLLTTEALVTNLEKEDKERRAVEGVVL
- a CDS encoding co-chaperone GroES, producing MAKLNLRPLDDRVVVKPEDAESTTAGGIVLPDSAQEKPQRGKIVAVGPGKLMDSGVRGELSVAVGDTIIFGKYGGSNIEVDGVEMKILRESDILAKVL
- the groL gene encoding chaperonin GroEL (60 kDa chaperone family; promotes refolding of misfolded polypeptides especially under stressful conditions; forms two stacked rings of heptamers to form a barrel-shaped 14mer; ends can be capped by GroES; misfolded proteins enter the barrel where they are refolded when GroES binds); amino-acid sequence: MAKQIVFDDDARGPLLAGVSKLARAVRSTLGPRGRNAVLDKGWGSPKVTKDGVTVAEDIELDDPLENLGAQLVKEAASKTNDVAGDGTTTATVLAEAIFREGIKMIATGADPMALTRGMAKAVDAACDQIAKLATPIRENSKSDIKQVATIAGNNDPEIGEVLANAFTRVGKNGVITVEEGRSNETYVDFVEGMQFDRGFLSPHFVTNQDDVSVELDDCHILLFEEKISSNKKMIPLLEAISKAKKPLLIIAEDVESEALATLVVNKMRGILSVCAVKAPGYGDRRKAILGDIAVLTGGKAIFKDLGIDLESVKISDLGRAKQVRITSEGTTIVSGGGKKADIEARVEQIRREIANTDSDYDKEKLQERLAKLAGGVAQINVGAATETEMKERKALIDDARAATQAALEEGIVPGGGTALLRCRAVIDKLEKATEGDQKLGVRVIRNVLDQPLRAIANNAGLDGAVVVNRVLQMKGKTDGYDANAEVYCDLVAAGIVDPAKVVRTSLTNANSVASLLLTTNALVVDIPVEEEEGGDHHHDHGMGGGGMGGMDMGGMGGMGGMM